One segment of Anopheles stephensi strain Indian chromosome 3, UCI_ANSTEP_V1.0, whole genome shotgun sequence DNA contains the following:
- the LOC118508870 gene encoding ras-related protein Rab-32 isoform X6, producing MVSSDGLHYTNSTHKATMATGQAEKREHLYKILVIGELGTGKTSFIKRYVHQFFSQNYRATIGVDFALKVLNWDQNTIIRLQLWDIAGQERFGNMTRVYYKEAVGAFIVFDVTRSATFDAVIKWKNDLDSKVQLPDGKPIPCILLANKSDQQKQGIVTTPAKLDEYVKEHGFAGWFETSAKENVNIEEAAKSLVNKILMNDKLLNTGEVIDSERFGLVGGKTDTSQKKSCSC from the exons ATGGTATCTTCGGATGGTTTACACTACACCAACTCGACGCACAAG GCAACCATGGCGACCGGACAGGCCGAGAAGCGTGAGCATCTCTACAAAATTCTTGTCATTGGCGAGCTCGGCACTGGCAAGACGTCCTTCATCAAGCGATACGTGCATCAGTTCTTCAGCCAGAACTATCGCGCCACTATTGGAGTGGACTTTGCACTGAAAGTGCTGAACTGGGACCAGAACACAATCATCCGTCTCCAGCTATGGGATATTGCCG GGCAAGAGCGGTTCGGTAACATGACCCGTGTGTACTACAAGGAAGCAGTTGGTGCATTCATCGTTTTCGACGTAACACGCAGTGCCACATTCGACGCAGTAATCAAGTGGAAGAACGATCTTGACTCCAAAGTGCAACTTCCCGATGGAAAGCCTATTCCGTGCATACTCTTAGCCAACAAG AGTGACCAACAAAAGCAGGGAATTGTGACGACACCCGCCAAACTGGACGAGTACGTCAAGGAGCACGGCTTCGCGGGATGGTTCGAAACGTCGGCAAAGGAGAATGTGAACATTGAAGAAGCGGCCAAATCGTTAGTTAATAAG ATTTTAATGAATGACAAACTTCTAAACACCGGTGAGGTCATCGATTCCGAACGCTTCGGCCTGGTCGGAGGAAAGACGGACACGAGCCAGAAAAAATCCTGTTCTTGCTGA
- the LOC118508870 gene encoding ras-related protein Rab-32 isoform X5, whose protein sequence is MVTTVITAVAAARRHTNCSEDNAEDDSDPRLAGPLRRLRRQSSRLRNLLPLLSGTGSGGKPEKVPVEQATMATGQAEKREHLYKILVIGELGTGKTSFIKRYVHQFFSQNYRATIGVDFALKVLNWDQNTIIRLQLWDIAGQERFGNMTRVYYKEAVGAFIVFDVTRSATFDAVIKWKNDLDSKVQLPDGKPIPCILLANKSDQQKQGIVTTPAKLDEYVKEHGFAGWFETSAKENVNIEEAAKSLVNKILMNDKLLNTGEVIDSERFGLVGGKTDTSQKKSCSC, encoded by the exons ATGGTTACGACCGTTATCacggcagtggcagcagcaagaCGCCATACGAATTGCTCAGAGGATAACGCTGAGGACGACAGCGATCCGAGACTAGCTGGCCCCTTGCGAAGGCTGCGCAGACAATCATCGCGGCTAAGGAACCTATTGCCCTTGCTCAGTGGAACTGGCAGCGGTGGAAAACCGGAGAAAGTCCCCGTGGAACAG GCAACCATGGCGACCGGACAGGCCGAGAAGCGTGAGCATCTCTACAAAATTCTTGTCATTGGCGAGCTCGGCACTGGCAAGACGTCCTTCATCAAGCGATACGTGCATCAGTTCTTCAGCCAGAACTATCGCGCCACTATTGGAGTGGACTTTGCACTGAAAGTGCTGAACTGGGACCAGAACACAATCATCCGTCTCCAGCTATGGGATATTGCCG GGCAAGAGCGGTTCGGTAACATGACCCGTGTGTACTACAAGGAAGCAGTTGGTGCATTCATCGTTTTCGACGTAACACGCAGTGCCACATTCGACGCAGTAATCAAGTGGAAGAACGATCTTGACTCCAAAGTGCAACTTCCCGATGGAAAGCCTATTCCGTGCATACTCTTAGCCAACAAG AGTGACCAACAAAAGCAGGGAATTGTGACGACACCCGCCAAACTGGACGAGTACGTCAAGGAGCACGGCTTCGCGGGATGGTTCGAAACGTCGGCAAAGGAGAATGTGAACATTGAAGAAGCGGCCAAATCGTTAGTTAATAAG ATTTTAATGAATGACAAACTTCTAAACACCGGTGAGGTCATCGATTCCGAACGCTTCGGCCTGGTCGGAGGAAAGACGGACACGAGCCAGAAAAAATCCTGTTCTTGCTGA
- the LOC118508870 gene encoding ras-related protein Rab-44 isoform X3: MEQSPTTRRLTRGESEDSPVEFVVVDSDVSMSDAGLSTPEKKPKKKRSGLSFKKLRTNAQKLIPKRGRKDSSAKSSDTSSLGGDSGVVSGGTDELLPATPSPPPPASPTVTETSIETVLKSTESLPAIKEDPIREAALLGARSDEDMLLEGKDKQRQKKARKPSRAASFMKKIAGRSKSSKVAPNPAPVAGGASEGDELSSGTLETPLSIKRQTPEGAMFVSDTELYQDGDRDNGTSVDPPSPVLVRQLDSEPTALRAKRTEMKITLTRNLVKPSTMETSLDDEDTDLNGIRSNGGDQGNGLNVARNDASENRELAVDSKPISSDSGTTPSPRASIGIEQSPQLIAAVRTQQSSSSTSSVDARLSSLLSGDYIAEINKFSIENITNAGAGSAGGGGAEVPPLPQPRASLSIRERSFQQPLVTVTGESELVTNFDSQDVAPPSSVVVDEEIDGFMRKAKAASSATGSGGTARSKGGSKSPATVDKPAAGVASGQQQDLSPSSSSTSTSASKAASTVRTQEAAKPYQLGNSLKNPNNSGFKSIEQQRELQQPDQLLQQDTVPVNVVEDSKRDVEKQGEEQRSDTTPTEPTIVFDIGTQATMATGQAEKREHLYKILVIGELGTGKTSFIKRYVHQFFSQNYRATIGVDFALKVLNWDQNTIIRLQLWDIAGQERFGNMTRVYYKEAVGAFIVFDVTRSATFDAVIKWKNDLDSKVQLPDGKPIPCILLANKSDQQKQGIVTTPAKLDEYVKEHGFAGWFETSAKENVNIEEAAKSLVNKILMNDKLLNTGEVIDSERFGLVGGKTDTSQKKSCSC; encoded by the exons ATGGAACAATCACCGACAACGCGGCGGCTAACGCGTGGCGAGTCCGAGGACAGCCCGGTCGAGTTCGTGGTGGTGGATTCCGATGTGTCAATGTCCGATGCGGGTCTCAGCACACCGGAGAAGAAGCCGAAGAAGAAGCGCAGTGGTCTATCGTTCAAGAAGTTGCGCACCAACGCGCAGAAGCTTATTCCGAAGCGAGGTCGTAAGGACTCGTCAGCAAAGTCGTCCGATACGAGCTCGCTCGGTGGTGATTCGGGAGTGGTGAGTGGCGGAACGGACGAGCTGCTTCCGGCAACCCCGTCTCCACCGCCACCCGCATCACCGACGGTTACGGAAACGTCCATCGAAACCGTACTAAAGTCGACCGAAAGCCTTCCGGCAATCAAGGAGGATCCGATACGTGAGGCAGCACTGCTAGGTGCACGTTCCGACGAGGATATGCTGCTGGAAGGAAAGGACAAACAGCGACAGAAGAAAGCGCGCAAGCCGAGTCGTGCGGCTAGCTTCATGAAGAAAATTGCCGGACGGTCCAAGTCCTCGAAGGTTGCACCGAACCCTGCGCCGGTAGCCGGTGGAGCTTCCGAGGGCGATGAGCTATCGTCCGGGACGCTCGAGACTCCGCTGAGcatcaaacgtcaaacgccCGAGGGTGCCATGTTTGTGTCGGACACTGAGCTGTACCAGGATGGCGACAGGGACAACGGTACCTCAGTGGATCCTCCATCGCCAGTGTTGGTGCGGCAGCTCGATTCCGAACCGACGGCACTACGGGCCAAACGGACCGAAATGAAAATCACGCTCACACGCAACTTGGTCAAACCCTCGACGATGGAAACCTCGCTGGACGACGAAGACACCGATCTGAACGGGATTCGGAGCAACGGTGGCGACCAGGGCAATG GTCTGAACGTTGCTCGGAACGATGCGTCTGAGAACAGGGAGCTCGCAGTCGACTCTAAACCAATTAGCTCAGACAGCGGCACTACTCCGTCCCCGAGGGCATCAATCGGGATTGAACAATCGCCGCAGTTGATCGCAGCCGTTCGTACGCAACAGTCATCGTCATCCACGTCATCAGTTGATGCGCGCTTGTCCAGCCTGCTGAGTGGCGACTACATCGCGGAGATTAATAAGTTTTCAATCGAGAACATTACGAACGCCGGCGCAGGAtcagcaggaggaggaggagcagaGGTTCCGCCCTTGCCGCAGCCGCGCGCATCGCTGTCGATTCGGGAGAGGTCCTTCCAGCAGCCGCTAGTGACGGTGACGGGCGAAAGTGAGCTAGTCACAAACTTTGATTCGCAGGACGTTGCACCACCGTCGTCGGTTGTTGTCGACGAGGAAATAGACGGTTTTATGAGGAAAGCGAAGGCAGCGagttcggccaccggatccgGAGGAACAGCGCGGTCGAAAGGAGGTAGCAAGAGTCCTGCGACGGTTGACAAACCGGCAGCGGGCGTCGCCAGCGGGCAGCAGCAAGActtgtcgccgtcgtcgtcatcaacGTCGACGTCGGCAAGTAAAGCGGCTTCTACGGTACGTACACAGGAAGCGGCTAAACCATATCAGCTGGGCAACAGCTTAAAGAATCCCAACAATTCTGGATTTAAATCGATCGAACAGCAACGCGAACTTCAGCAACCGgaccagctgctgcagcaggatACAGTGCCGGTGAACGTTGTCGAGGACAGTAAGCGGGACGTGGAGAAGCAAGGAGAGGAACAGAGAAGCGACACCACTCCAACCGAACCGACAATAGTTTTCGATATCGGAACGCAG GCAACCATGGCGACCGGACAGGCCGAGAAGCGTGAGCATCTCTACAAAATTCTTGTCATTGGCGAGCTCGGCACTGGCAAGACGTCCTTCATCAAGCGATACGTGCATCAGTTCTTCAGCCAGAACTATCGCGCCACTATTGGAGTGGACTTTGCACTGAAAGTGCTGAACTGGGACCAGAACACAATCATCCGTCTCCAGCTATGGGATATTGCCG GGCAAGAGCGGTTCGGTAACATGACCCGTGTGTACTACAAGGAAGCAGTTGGTGCATTCATCGTTTTCGACGTAACACGCAGTGCCACATTCGACGCAGTAATCAAGTGGAAGAACGATCTTGACTCCAAAGTGCAACTTCCCGATGGAAAGCCTATTCCGTGCATACTCTTAGCCAACAAG AGTGACCAACAAAAGCAGGGAATTGTGACGACACCCGCCAAACTGGACGAGTACGTCAAGGAGCACGGCTTCGCGGGATGGTTCGAAACGTCGGCAAAGGAGAATGTGAACATTGAAGAAGCGGCCAAATCGTTAGTTAATAAG ATTTTAATGAATGACAAACTTCTAAACACCGGTGAGGTCATCGATTCCGAACGCTTCGGCCTGGTCGGAGGAAAGACGGACACGAGCCAGAAAAAATCCTGTTCTTGCTGA
- the LOC118508870 gene encoding uncharacterized protein LOC118508870 isoform X2: MEQSPTTRRLTRGESEDSPVEFVVVDSDVSMSDAGLSTPEKKPKKKRSGLSFKKLRTNAQKLIPKRGRKDSSAKSSDTSSLGGDSGVVSGGTDELLPATPSPPPPASPTVTETSIETVLKSTESLPAIKEDPIREAALLGARSDEDMLLEGKDKQRQKKARKPSRAASFMKKIAGRSKSSKVAPNPAPVAGGASEGDELSSGTLETPLSIKRQTPEGAMFVSDTELYQDGDRDNGTSVDPPSPVLVRQLDSEPTALRAKRTEMKITLTRNLVKPSTMETSLDDEDTDLNGIRSNGGDQGNGLNVARNDASENRELAVDSKPISSDSGTTPSPRASIGIEQSPQLIAAVRTQQSSSSTSSVDARLSSLLSGDYIAEINKFSIENITNAGAGSAGGGGAEVPPLPQPRASLSIRERSFQQPLVTVTGESELVTNFDSQDVAPPSSVVVDEEIDGFMRKAKAASSATGSGGTARSKGGSKSPATVDKPAAGVASGQQQDLSPSSSSTSTSASKAASTQRELQQPDQLLQQDTVPVNVVEDSKRDVEKQGEEQRSDTTPTEPTIVFDIGTQVRPDRTSSIVKPAGGRSVAATLAVPSAGPESGAQSGTFASIGSTSRSLDELIGVGGSYDDSSQNNTSEGSLRRIAYVEQPTFYTPEEEELLTGKPPRSSSSLLSSALESGEYSLESEDFLERKMSPHGDLLLEKGASDQSATMATGQAEKREHLYKILVIGELGTGKTSFIKRYVHQFFSQNYRATIGVDFALKVLNWDQNTIIRLQLWDIAGQERFGNMTRVYYKEAVGAFIVFDVTRSATFDAVIKWKNDLDSKVQLPDGKPIPCILLANKSDQQKQGIVTTPAKLDEYVKEHGFAGWFETSAKENVNIEEAAKSLVNKILMNDKLLNTGEVIDSERFGLVGGKTDTSQKKSCSC; the protein is encoded by the exons ATGGAACAATCACCGACAACGCGGCGGCTAACGCGTGGCGAGTCCGAGGACAGCCCGGTCGAGTTCGTGGTGGTGGATTCCGATGTGTCAATGTCCGATGCGGGTCTCAGCACACCGGAGAAGAAGCCGAAGAAGAAGCGCAGTGGTCTATCGTTCAAGAAGTTGCGCACCAACGCGCAGAAGCTTATTCCGAAGCGAGGTCGTAAGGACTCGTCAGCAAAGTCGTCCGATACGAGCTCGCTCGGTGGTGATTCGGGAGTGGTGAGTGGCGGAACGGACGAGCTGCTTCCGGCAACCCCGTCTCCACCGCCACCCGCATCACCGACGGTTACGGAAACGTCCATCGAAACCGTACTAAAGTCGACCGAAAGCCTTCCGGCAATCAAGGAGGATCCGATACGTGAGGCAGCACTGCTAGGTGCACGTTCCGACGAGGATATGCTGCTGGAAGGAAAGGACAAACAGCGACAGAAGAAAGCGCGCAAGCCGAGTCGTGCGGCTAGCTTCATGAAGAAAATTGCCGGACGGTCCAAGTCCTCGAAGGTTGCACCGAACCCTGCGCCGGTAGCCGGTGGAGCTTCCGAGGGCGATGAGCTATCGTCCGGGACGCTCGAGACTCCGCTGAGcatcaaacgtcaaacgccCGAGGGTGCCATGTTTGTGTCGGACACTGAGCTGTACCAGGATGGCGACAGGGACAACGGTACCTCAGTGGATCCTCCATCGCCAGTGTTGGTGCGGCAGCTCGATTCCGAACCGACGGCACTACGGGCCAAACGGACCGAAATGAAAATCACGCTCACACGCAACTTGGTCAAACCCTCGACGATGGAAACCTCGCTGGACGACGAAGACACCGATCTGAACGGGATTCGGAGCAACGGTGGCGACCAGGGCAATG GTCTGAACGTTGCTCGGAACGATGCGTCTGAGAACAGGGAGCTCGCAGTCGACTCTAAACCAATTAGCTCAGACAGCGGCACTACTCCGTCCCCGAGGGCATCAATCGGGATTGAACAATCGCCGCAGTTGATCGCAGCCGTTCGTACGCAACAGTCATCGTCATCCACGTCATCAGTTGATGCGCGCTTGTCCAGCCTGCTGAGTGGCGACTACATCGCGGAGATTAATAAGTTTTCAATCGAGAACATTACGAACGCCGGCGCAGGAtcagcaggaggaggaggagcagaGGTTCCGCCCTTGCCGCAGCCGCGCGCATCGCTGTCGATTCGGGAGAGGTCCTTCCAGCAGCCGCTAGTGACGGTGACGGGCGAAAGTGAGCTAGTCACAAACTTTGATTCGCAGGACGTTGCACCACCGTCGTCGGTTGTTGTCGACGAGGAAATAGACGGTTTTATGAGGAAAGCGAAGGCAGCGagttcggccaccggatccgGAGGAACAGCGCGGTCGAAAGGAGGTAGCAAGAGTCCTGCGACGGTTGACAAACCGGCAGCGGGCGTCGCCAGCGGGCAGCAGCAAGActtgtcgccgtcgtcgtcatcaacGTCGACGTCGGCAAGTAAAGCGGCTTCTACG CAACGCGAACTTCAGCAACCGgaccagctgctgcagcaggatACAGTGCCGGTGAACGTTGTCGAGGACAGTAAGCGGGACGTGGAGAAGCAAGGAGAGGAACAGAGAAGCGACACCACTCCAACCGAACCGACAATAGTTTTCGATATCGGAACGCAGGTACGCCCGGACAGAACCTCCTCTATCGTTAAGCCTGCCGGTGGTCGCTCGGTAGCCGCAACGCTTGCGGTCCCATCCGCGGGACCCGAAAGCGGTGCCCAGTCGGGAACATTTGCCTCGATCGGTAGCACTTCCCGCTCGCTCGACGAACTGATCGGCGTTGGCGGTTCGTACGACGACAGTAGTCAGAACAACACTAGCGAGGGTTCGCTACGGCGCATTGCGTACGTCGAGCAGCCGACCTTCTACACGCCCGAAGAGGAAGAGCTGCTGACAGGCAAGCCACCGcgttcctcctcctccctgCTGTCGAGCGCGCTCGAGTCCGGCGAGTATTCGCTCGAGTCGGAGGATTTCCTAGAGCGCAAGATGTCTCCGCACGGAGATCTGCTACTCGAGAAGGGGGCCTCCGACCAATCG GCAACCATGGCGACCGGACAGGCCGAGAAGCGTGAGCATCTCTACAAAATTCTTGTCATTGGCGAGCTCGGCACTGGCAAGACGTCCTTCATCAAGCGATACGTGCATCAGTTCTTCAGCCAGAACTATCGCGCCACTATTGGAGTGGACTTTGCACTGAAAGTGCTGAACTGGGACCAGAACACAATCATCCGTCTCCAGCTATGGGATATTGCCG GGCAAGAGCGGTTCGGTAACATGACCCGTGTGTACTACAAGGAAGCAGTTGGTGCATTCATCGTTTTCGACGTAACACGCAGTGCCACATTCGACGCAGTAATCAAGTGGAAGAACGATCTTGACTCCAAAGTGCAACTTCCCGATGGAAAGCCTATTCCGTGCATACTCTTAGCCAACAAG AGTGACCAACAAAAGCAGGGAATTGTGACGACACCCGCCAAACTGGACGAGTACGTCAAGGAGCACGGCTTCGCGGGATGGTTCGAAACGTCGGCAAAGGAGAATGTGAACATTGAAGAAGCGGCCAAATCGTTAGTTAATAAG ATTTTAATGAATGACAAACTTCTAAACACCGGTGAGGTCATCGATTCCGAACGCTTCGGCCTGGTCGGAGGAAAGACGGACACGAGCCAGAAAAAATCCTGTTCTTGCTGA
- the LOC118508870 gene encoding uncharacterized protein LOC118508870 isoform X1 — MEQSPTTRRLTRGESEDSPVEFVVVDSDVSMSDAGLSTPEKKPKKKRSGLSFKKLRTNAQKLIPKRGRKDSSAKSSDTSSLGGDSGVVSGGTDELLPATPSPPPPASPTVTETSIETVLKSTESLPAIKEDPIREAALLGARSDEDMLLEGKDKQRQKKARKPSRAASFMKKIAGRSKSSKVAPNPAPVAGGASEGDELSSGTLETPLSIKRQTPEGAMFVSDTELYQDGDRDNGTSVDPPSPVLVRQLDSEPTALRAKRTEMKITLTRNLVKPSTMETSLDDEDTDLNGIRSNGGDQGNGLNVARNDASENRELAVDSKPISSDSGTTPSPRASIGIEQSPQLIAAVRTQQSSSSTSSVDARLSSLLSGDYIAEINKFSIENITNAGAGSAGGGGAEVPPLPQPRASLSIRERSFQQPLVTVTGESELVTNFDSQDVAPPSSVVVDEEIDGFMRKAKAASSATGSGGTARSKGGSKSPATVDKPAAGVASGQQQDLSPSSSSTSTSASKAASTVRTQEAAKPYQLGNSLKNPNNSGFKSIEQQRELQQPDQLLQQDTVPVNVVEDSKRDVEKQGEEQRSDTTPTEPTIVFDIGTQVRPDRTSSIVKPAGGRSVAATLAVPSAGPESGAQSGTFASIGSTSRSLDELIGVGGSYDDSSQNNTSEGSLRRIAYVEQPTFYTPEEEELLTGKPPRSSSSLLSSALESGEYSLESEDFLERKMSPHGDLLLEKGASDQSATMATGQAEKREHLYKILVIGELGTGKTSFIKRYVHQFFSQNYRATIGVDFALKVLNWDQNTIIRLQLWDIAGQERFGNMTRVYYKEAVGAFIVFDVTRSATFDAVIKWKNDLDSKVQLPDGKPIPCILLANKSDQQKQGIVTTPAKLDEYVKEHGFAGWFETSAKENVNIEEAAKSLVNKILMNDKLLNTGEVIDSERFGLVGGKTDTSQKKSCSC; from the exons ATGGAACAATCACCGACAACGCGGCGGCTAACGCGTGGCGAGTCCGAGGACAGCCCGGTCGAGTTCGTGGTGGTGGATTCCGATGTGTCAATGTCCGATGCGGGTCTCAGCACACCGGAGAAGAAGCCGAAGAAGAAGCGCAGTGGTCTATCGTTCAAGAAGTTGCGCACCAACGCGCAGAAGCTTATTCCGAAGCGAGGTCGTAAGGACTCGTCAGCAAAGTCGTCCGATACGAGCTCGCTCGGTGGTGATTCGGGAGTGGTGAGTGGCGGAACGGACGAGCTGCTTCCGGCAACCCCGTCTCCACCGCCACCCGCATCACCGACGGTTACGGAAACGTCCATCGAAACCGTACTAAAGTCGACCGAAAGCCTTCCGGCAATCAAGGAGGATCCGATACGTGAGGCAGCACTGCTAGGTGCACGTTCCGACGAGGATATGCTGCTGGAAGGAAAGGACAAACAGCGACAGAAGAAAGCGCGCAAGCCGAGTCGTGCGGCTAGCTTCATGAAGAAAATTGCCGGACGGTCCAAGTCCTCGAAGGTTGCACCGAACCCTGCGCCGGTAGCCGGTGGAGCTTCCGAGGGCGATGAGCTATCGTCCGGGACGCTCGAGACTCCGCTGAGcatcaaacgtcaaacgccCGAGGGTGCCATGTTTGTGTCGGACACTGAGCTGTACCAGGATGGCGACAGGGACAACGGTACCTCAGTGGATCCTCCATCGCCAGTGTTGGTGCGGCAGCTCGATTCCGAACCGACGGCACTACGGGCCAAACGGACCGAAATGAAAATCACGCTCACACGCAACTTGGTCAAACCCTCGACGATGGAAACCTCGCTGGACGACGAAGACACCGATCTGAACGGGATTCGGAGCAACGGTGGCGACCAGGGCAATG GTCTGAACGTTGCTCGGAACGATGCGTCTGAGAACAGGGAGCTCGCAGTCGACTCTAAACCAATTAGCTCAGACAGCGGCACTACTCCGTCCCCGAGGGCATCAATCGGGATTGAACAATCGCCGCAGTTGATCGCAGCCGTTCGTACGCAACAGTCATCGTCATCCACGTCATCAGTTGATGCGCGCTTGTCCAGCCTGCTGAGTGGCGACTACATCGCGGAGATTAATAAGTTTTCAATCGAGAACATTACGAACGCCGGCGCAGGAtcagcaggaggaggaggagcagaGGTTCCGCCCTTGCCGCAGCCGCGCGCATCGCTGTCGATTCGGGAGAGGTCCTTCCAGCAGCCGCTAGTGACGGTGACGGGCGAAAGTGAGCTAGTCACAAACTTTGATTCGCAGGACGTTGCACCACCGTCGTCGGTTGTTGTCGACGAGGAAATAGACGGTTTTATGAGGAAAGCGAAGGCAGCGagttcggccaccggatccgGAGGAACAGCGCGGTCGAAAGGAGGTAGCAAGAGTCCTGCGACGGTTGACAAACCGGCAGCGGGCGTCGCCAGCGGGCAGCAGCAAGActtgtcgccgtcgtcgtcatcaacGTCGACGTCGGCAAGTAAAGCGGCTTCTACGGTACGTACACAGGAAGCGGCTAAACCATATCAGCTGGGCAACAGCTTAAAGAATCCCAACAATTCTGGATTTAAATCGATCGAACAGCAACGCGAACTTCAGCAACCGgaccagctgctgcagcaggatACAGTGCCGGTGAACGTTGTCGAGGACAGTAAGCGGGACGTGGAGAAGCAAGGAGAGGAACAGAGAAGCGACACCACTCCAACCGAACCGACAATAGTTTTCGATATCGGAACGCAGGTACGCCCGGACAGAACCTCCTCTATCGTTAAGCCTGCCGGTGGTCGCTCGGTAGCCGCAACGCTTGCGGTCCCATCCGCGGGACCCGAAAGCGGTGCCCAGTCGGGAACATTTGCCTCGATCGGTAGCACTTCCCGCTCGCTCGACGAACTGATCGGCGTTGGCGGTTCGTACGACGACAGTAGTCAGAACAACACTAGCGAGGGTTCGCTACGGCGCATTGCGTACGTCGAGCAGCCGACCTTCTACACGCCCGAAGAGGAAGAGCTGCTGACAGGCAAGCCACCGcgttcctcctcctccctgCTGTCGAGCGCGCTCGAGTCCGGCGAGTATTCGCTCGAGTCGGAGGATTTCCTAGAGCGCAAGATGTCTCCGCACGGAGATCTGCTACTCGAGAAGGGGGCCTCCGACCAATCG GCAACCATGGCGACCGGACAGGCCGAGAAGCGTGAGCATCTCTACAAAATTCTTGTCATTGGCGAGCTCGGCACTGGCAAGACGTCCTTCATCAAGCGATACGTGCATCAGTTCTTCAGCCAGAACTATCGCGCCACTATTGGAGTGGACTTTGCACTGAAAGTGCTGAACTGGGACCAGAACACAATCATCCGTCTCCAGCTATGGGATATTGCCG GGCAAGAGCGGTTCGGTAACATGACCCGTGTGTACTACAAGGAAGCAGTTGGTGCATTCATCGTTTTCGACGTAACACGCAGTGCCACATTCGACGCAGTAATCAAGTGGAAGAACGATCTTGACTCCAAAGTGCAACTTCCCGATGGAAAGCCTATTCCGTGCATACTCTTAGCCAACAAG AGTGACCAACAAAAGCAGGGAATTGTGACGACACCCGCCAAACTGGACGAGTACGTCAAGGAGCACGGCTTCGCGGGATGGTTCGAAACGTCGGCAAAGGAGAATGTGAACATTGAAGAAGCGGCCAAATCGTTAGTTAATAAG ATTTTAATGAATGACAAACTTCTAAACACCGGTGAGGTCATCGATTCCGAACGCTTCGGCCTGGTCGGAGGAAAGACGGACACGAGCCAGAAAAAATCCTGTTCTTGCTGA